In Archocentrus centrarchus isolate MPI-CPG fArcCen1 chromosome 1, fArcCen1, whole genome shotgun sequence, the following proteins share a genomic window:
- the polq gene encoding DNA polymerase theta isoform X1, protein MSTSGPQKKRSYMGQHQIKKKTSVQAHDEPPKVDRQKICCLSDKTNRSRNSSIDSRTNGGAAFLLGESSLALSEEILQALDTVKPTINSAINRHAQEEPSAFATLRPLAPVAQNKESDLVQIRGRTSLQPANQGPHRDPSPMDGVCEPRGDSKRARWRADCKDLAQKLLFSEGSEEVEHPQSIPKKPPKLPSACVNVIACQNTQISQQTGSSSMHEVMSKRKSSAFSKDKSGSNKNADVSRDYILFSPTRLAAAMKRAKLQRSLQNQSASVLTVPSGLELSTLSDTLPLPGPALCAPADQAKKLLLSSWGLPKPVLERYQKHGVTCMFEWQAQCLAVGQVLQGGNLVYSAPTSAGKTLVSELLMLKRVLETKRKALFILPFVSVAKEKMHYLQSIFEEAGVRVEGYMGSTSAAGGFTALDVAVCTIEKANSLINRLIEEDRMDLLGMVVVDELHMVGDSGRGYLLELLLTKIRYISQKQNTTGSLSEGVQIIGMSATLPNLSLLASWLGAELYQTDYRPVPLQEHLKVGCNLYDQSLSLVRQFSPALHVKGDDDHIVSLCYETAREGHCVLLFCPSKNWCEKLADTIAREFYNLRHTDHRGEAEPQPVRLDQEGLVDVIAQLKRTPAGLDPVLQRTVPWGVAFHHAGLTFDERDVLEGAFRQGMIRVLAATSTLSSGVNLPARRVIIRTPTFSGHLLDPLTYKQMAGRAGRKGIDTTGESVLVCKEAERQKGISLLKGALQPISSCLVRREGEGVTTSMLRAILEIIVGGVASTPQDVRSYASCSLLAASMKCDTKKDSKEETSKGSIEDCVEWLMENEFINIQKDGRDERYCPTQLGAATLSSSLSPPEALGIFADLQRAMKGFVLENDLHTLYLITPLYAEWTTIDWYQFFCLWEQLSSSMKRVAELVGVQEGFLARSVSGKLVAKTENQHRQMAIHKRFFTTLVLQDLVNEVPLGTVANKYNCSRGQLQSLQQSASTYAGMVTVFCKRLGWHNMELLLSQYQTRLSFGVQRELVDLVRVSLLNATRARALYAQGLCTVAELARATVADVEKALRNAVPFKSSKRAVDESEVEAAERRSLRCVWVTGGRALTEQEAAVEIVSEARLLLQEDLAQLGIHWDPTTLPAEAPAVNGPDDRHSKDSDTSSSSCLSAQEAETNCKHGEEIREAFKSDKKMAKVQMEERNSRQEEEAGKEQGKFKVMESKRILEDPMKECRSEPEIRQTIYEVPLERDNETSKALANKSIRNATENPGEKAENMGSEQEGKACQKAKPKEGETDGVTVTIRPKNHLANQPVPERSLTQELAEIVTSPVPVVVPQPQASPSPMPLPRFRAPISRVEQQQIVSTRTVKGLIVSPVQSEACLKHSRALRKVLHSIHTDKTLKDNAETEETSHSKPPIVFSAQNSAPSSQVPVTVPAPGPMQETPPRISAPTNPDTLESPLLDSSATVPEAKRRRVDGRNTFSSPELYGGDRTDEEIEGDVKMGEESFGDSFELDTQTERIIIQHTYKHADEKDRGMDQLVETKKRREGEVLEVAVGLEENIQRTKGLEGPDKTHPIFNISLTDSQMELILNTSHQISPEPGGGDNMDKDENEGSFSGEAPEANQAASVSLNRSSSFLFDSLYHSPLLADLSQHQIPDQSDKEESVNQEVRNASASSTQERRRSELLANQEAEKQEAIQWGESFFNLSEWGDSLLVGEHYLERQTLFRHADRTEKEQVQQVNSENVLFEEQLSNLQSELCQVRPQITATPQNEHEKNQGHPKKIQQHNVQKDAKPGGRQEMVNGEGEIAKEVETKREEKENKKEIDAILSDYPVFKQPFVQNAPESGLDCSPGLQEIFDRWPSMSDQPWQNSTEGLTATQTHTAAANTAGAPLVLQSSKQAGRKRERLQQSTNATSNSQERQPSGHDNENVPERPGSAGDLIPPTQETPPVTPRIKLTTSSVQSPLNQSTPSSHFQRKLAITKCPKTSTGNRNHQSIVVSVSDDKRLESTTDHQKCCFVQESKRLPNPELITVPQSNLKTRSTSKTLSPPRDCVSPSSPQRQPLSDTESPVRHESFTLQLSQDASLCSSNSGTFSIIDVASDRHLFETFIKEWKTKQRYSLALACEKREQPEGDIGGKHKIGAAAQCKLNTPDGFPLRNCEGLVLIGLSVCWGGRDAYYVSLQQEQSKGLSSSLAPPPLDDNLPVSERLEQVKACLSRQSAGHQMHVVVVCDIIQVYKMLVLSCGISLEGHCEDPKVACWLLDPGSEERTLPNMVTVYCPEELPLLDGLGNAHSQCPRVRAATTSVLIHAVMNHLTGMLGKEGTLDLFRSIEMPSQVCLALLELNGVGFSVEECERQKHVMQAKLSVLEAEAYTLAGHSFSLTSVDDIAQVLFLELHLPPNGDVGGSKSKKTLGYTKRASGRVRLGKQFSTTKDVLEKLRPLHPLPGVILEWRRITNALTKVVFPLQREKQFHPTLKMDRIYPIAQTHTATGRVSFTEPNIQNVPKDFEIHMPTVVGESPPSQNGCHRTTKAGKRRHSVVPSGAAGTSEQGPAFSVSMRHAFIPFSGGMILAADYSQLELRVLAHLSKDQRLLQVLNGGADVFRCIAAEWKSVDPERVNDSLRQQAKQICYGIIYGMGAKSLGEQMGVEENDAACYIESFKARYKGISAFLKQTVRNCIKDGYVQTLMGRRRYLPGIASNNAHIKAHAERQAVNTTVQGSAADIVKLATVNIQRRLRKTYPAAPLSHQHAHSARNQRRAGSFQLRGAYFILQLHDELIYETTEEDLIQVAQIVKREMESAVKLYVKLKAKVKVGSSWGNLQDLDI, encoded by the exons ATGAGCACTTCGGGTCCTCAGAAAAAGAGGAGCTACATGGGCCAGCACCagatcaaaaagaaaacaag CGTCCAAGCTCATGATGAGCCACCAAAGGTAGACAGACAAAAGATCTGCTGCCtgtcagacaaaacaaacagatcaCGGAACAGCAGTATAGATAGCCGCACA aaTGGAGGAGCTGCGTTTCTGCTGGGGGAGTCCTCTTTAGCTCTCAGTGAAGAGATCCTGCAGGCTCTAGACACTGTGAAGCCCACAATAAATAGTGCAATAAACAGACATGCTCAGGAAGAACCATCAGCCTTTGCCACTTTACGCCCCCTTGCACCAGTTGCACAAAATAAGGAGAGCGATTTGGTCCAGATCAGGGGCAGAACATCTCTTCAGCCTGCGAACCAAGGACCCCACAGAGACCCTTCCCCTATGGATGGAGTCTGTGAGCCTAGAGGGGATAGTAAGAGAGCAAGATGGAGAGCTGACTGCAAAGACCTTGCTCAGAAACTTCTCTTCAGTGAGGGCTCGGAGGAAGTGGAGCATCCACAGAGCattccaaaaaaacccccaaagctTCCTTCTGCCTGTGTCAACGTCATAGCTTGTCAGAATACACAAATTAGTCAGCAAACAGGCAGTTCCAGCAT GCATGAGGTTATGTCAAAAAGAAAGAGTTCTGCTTTTAGCAAAGACAAAAGTGGGTCAAATAAGAATGCTGATGTATCCAGGGACTACATCTTGTTCAGCCCCACCCGTCTCgcagcagctatgaagagggCCAAACTCCAGCGATCGTTACAGAATCAGTCCGCCTCTGTGCTCACAGTCCCCAGTGGCTTAGAGCTCAGCACTCTCAGTGACACGTTACCTCTTCCAG GTCCTGCCTTGTGCGCCCCTGCTGACCAAGCCAAAAAGCTGTTGTTATCCAGCTGGGGCTTACCAAAACCTGTCCTGGAGCGCTACCAGAAACATGGAGTGACTTGCATGTTTGAGTGGCAGGCTCAGTGCCTTGCTGTTGGACAGGTGCTGCAGGGAGGCAACTTGGTGTACTCTG cTCCTACTAGTGCTGGGAAAACTCTGGTGTCAGAGCTGTTGATGTTAAAGCGTGTGttggagacaaagaggaaagCACTCTTCATTCTGCCATTTGTATCTGTTGCCAAAGAGAAGATGCACTACCTTCAG AGCATATTTGAAGAGGCAGGAGTTCGGGTGGAAGGGTACATGGGCAGCACCTCTGCTGCTGGAGGGTTCACAGCTCTTGATGTAGCTGTTTGCACCATAGAAAAAGCCAACTCTCTTATTAACAGACTCATTGAAGAGGACAGAATGGATCTTCTAG GTATGGTGGTAGTAGATGAGCTCCATATGGTTGGAGATTCTGGAAGAGGATACCTGCTAGAATTGCTCTTAACCAAAATTCGCTACATCTCACAGAAGCAGAACACCACGGG gtCTCTTTCTGAGGGGGTTCAAATAATAGGCATGAGTGCCACTTTGCCAAACCTCTCGCTCCTGGCTAGCTGGTTAGGTGCAGAGCTTTACCAGACAGACTATAGACCTGTACCCCTGCAGGAGCACCTCAAGGTGGGCTGCAACCTCTATGACCAGAGCCTGTCTCTGGTCCGACAGTTCTCTCCTGCACTCCATGTTAAG GGTGATGATGACCATATAGTGAGCTTGTGCTATGAGACAGCGAGAGAAGGCcactgtgtgctgctgttctgtCCTTCTAAGAACTGGTGTGAGAAACTGGCAGACACTATCGCAAGAGAGTTTTATAACCTCAGACATACTG ACCATCGGGGTGAAGCTGAGCCTCAGCCGGTGCGTCTGGATCAGGAGGGACTAGTGGATGTAATAGCCCAGTTGAAACGAACTCCAGCTGGTTTGGATCCTGTTCTGCAGCGCACTGTGCCGTGGGGCGTGGCCTTCCACCACGCTG GTTTAACGTTTGATGAGCGTGATGTGTTGGAGGGAGCTTTTCGCCAGGGCATGATCAGAGTCCTAGCTGCTACCTCGACCCTCTCCTCAGGGGTTAATCTCCCAGCTCGCAGGGTCATCATTCGAACTCCTACATTCAGTGGCCACTTGCTGGATCCGCTCACATACAAACAGATGGCTGGACGGGCAGGGAGAAAGGGAATTGACACTACAG GTGAAAGTGTGCTGGTGTGTAAGGAGGCAGAGCGTCAGAAAGGTATCAGCCTCCTTAAAGGTGCTcttcagccaatcagcagctgCCTGGTGAGAAGAGAAGGCGAAGGTGTTACCACTAGCATGCTACGAGCCATCCTGGAG ATAATTGTTGGAGGTGTAGCCAGCACTCCACAAGATGTGAGATCGTATGCTTCGTGCTCACTTCTGGCTGCCAGCATGAAATGTGACACTAAAAAAGACTCTAAAGAAGAGACCAGCAAAGGATCTATTGAGGACTGTGTTGAATGGCTGATGGAGAATGAATTCATTAATATTCAAAAAGATGGACGAG ATGAGCGGTACTGTCCAACCCAACTTGGTGCTGCCACGctttcttcctccctctctcctcctgaaGCTCTAGGAATATTTGCAGATCTCCAGCGGGCCATGAAGGGCTTTGTCCTGGAAAATGATCTGCACACTTTGTACCTG ATTACTCCTTTGTATGCAGAGTGGACCACCATAGATTGGTATCAGTTCTTCTGTCTGTGGGAGCAGCTGTCCTCATCAATGAAGAGAGTGGCAGAACTGGTTGGTGTCCAGGAAGGCTTTCTGGCACGATCTGTCAGTGGCAAACTTGTTGCCAAGACAGAAAATCAGCACAGACAAATGGCTATTCATAAACG GTTTTTCACCACTCTTGTACTACAGGATCTGGTGAATGAAGTGCCTTTGGGAACTGTTGCAAACAAATACAACTGCAGTCGCGGGCAGCTACAGTCTCTCCAGCAGTCTGCTTCCACGTATGCAG GTATGGTAACTGTGTTCTGCAAGCGTCTCGGCTGGCACAACATGGAACTGCTTTTGTCACAGTACCAGACCCGGCTGAGCTTTGGAGTTCAGAGGGAGCTGGTTGACCTGGTCAGAGTTTCCCTTCTGAATGCAACTCGAGCCAGAGCGCTCTATGCCCAAGGCCTCTGCACTGTCGCAGAACTAGCCAGGGCTACCGTAGCTGATGTTGAGAAGGCCTTGCGAAATGCCGTTCCATTTAAGAG CTCCAAGCGTGCTGTGGATGAGAGTGAAGTGGAGGCAGCTGAGAGACGAAGCCTCCGATGCGTCTGGGTGACCGGTGGACGGGCTCTCACAGAACAGGAGGCAGCTGTTGAAATAGTGTCTGAGGCAAGGCTCCTTCTTCAAGAAGACCTGGCCCAGTTAGGAATTCATTGGGATCCTACAACTCTTCCTGCTGAGGCTCCTGCTGTAAACGGCCCTGATGACCGTCACAGCAAGGATTCAGACACTTCATCCTCCTCGTGTCTCAGTGCACAAGAAGCAGAGACAAACTGTAAGCATGGGGAGGAGATTAGGGAAGCCTTTAAAAGTGATAAAAAGATGGCTAAAGTGCAAATGGAGGAAAGGAATAGTaggcaagaagaagaagcaggtaAAGAACAGGGGAAGTTTAAAGTGATGGAATCAAAGAGAATATTGGAAGATCCCATGAAGGAATGCAGGTCTGAACCTGAAATCAGGCAAACAATCTATGAAGTTCCATTGGAAAGAGACAACGAAACATCGAAAGCACTGGCAAATAAATCAATAAGAAATGCCACAGAAAATCCAGGtgaaaaagcagagaacatGGGGTCAGAGCAGGAAGGGAAAGCGTGCCAGAAAGCAAAGCCAAAAGAAGGAGAGACAGATGGCGTTACTGTCACAATCAGACCGAAGAATCATCTAGCAAATCAGCCTGTTCCTGAAAGGAGCCTAACACAGGAACTGGCTGAGATTGTAACTAGCCCCGTGCCTGTAGTGGTACCACAGCCTCAGGCCTCACCTTCTCCAATGCCGCTTCCACGCTTTAGAGCCCCGATATCTCGAGTAGAACAGCAGCAAATAGTTTCAACAAGGACCGTGAAAGGGCTTATTGTCTCACCCGTTCAGTCTGAAGCCTGCCTGAAGCACTCGAGAGCCTTAAGAAAAGTCCTCCACTCCATACACACTGACAAAACCCTGAAAGATAATGCTGAGACTGAAGAGACATCACACTCAAAACCTCCAATAGTTTTTTCAGCCCAAAATTCAGCACCTTCAAGTCAGGTGCCAGTAACTGTTCCTGCCCCTGGCCCTATGCAAGAAACTCCTCCTCGTATTTCTGCACCTACAAATCCAGATACGTTAGAGTCTCCCCTGTTGGACTCTTCTGCCACTGTTCCTGAGGCAAAGCGAAGAAGAGTAGATGgcagaaatacattttcatctCCCGAGCTATATGGAGGAGATAGGACAGATGAAGAAATTGAGGGAGACGTTAAAATGGGAGAAGAGAGTTTTGGTGACAGCTTTGAACTGGACACTCAGACAGAGAGAATCATTATtcaacacacatacaaacatgcaGATGAGAAGGATAGAGGTATGGATCAATTGGttgaaacaaaaaagagaagagaaggtgAAGTGTTAGAAGTAGCTGTAGGGCTGGAGGAAAACATACAAAGAACAAAGGGCCTCGAAGGGCCTGACAAAACACACCCCATTTTCAATATTTCTCTCACAGATAGCCAGATGGAGCTCATCCTTAATACCAGCCACCAG ATTTCCCCTGAGCCGGGTGGTGGTGATAACATGGATAAAGATGAAAATGAAGGTTCATTTTCTGGTGAGGCACCTGAGGCTAATCAGGCTGCTTCCGTGAGTCTTAATAGAAGCAGCAGCTTCCTTTTTGACAGCTTGTATCACAGCCCTCTGCTGGCAGATCTGAGCCAACACCAGATCCCCGATCAATCAGATAAGGAGGAATCTGTAAACCAGGAGGTGAGAAACGCAAGTGCTTCATCAACCCAGGAGAGAAGACGCAGCGAGCTGCTTGCCAACCAGGAAGCAGAAAAGCAGGAAGCAATCCAATGGGGAGAGTCTTTCTTTAACCTGTCAGAGTGGGGTGACTCGCTGTTGGTCGGTGAACACTATCTGGAGAGGCAGACTTTGTTCAGACATGCAGACAGAACTGAAAAAGAGCAAGTGCAGCAAGTAAACtcagaaaatgttctttttgaaGAACAGCTGTCAAATTTACAATCTGAGCTCTGCCAGGTACGGCCACAGATTACTGCTACACCTCAAAATGAGCATGAGAAAAATCAAGGCCAtccaaaaaaaattcaacagcATAACGTACAAAAAGATGCTAAAccaggagggagacaggaaatggttAATGGAGAGGGTGAAATTGCAAAAGAGGTAGAGActaaaagagaagagaaggaaaataaaaaggaaattgATGCTATATTGTCAGATTATCCAGTTTTTAAACAACCATTTGTGCAAAATGCACCAGAAAGTGGACTTGATTGTAGCCCTGGTTTACAAGAGATCTTTGACCGCTGGCCTAGCATGTCTGACCAGCCCTGGCAAAACTCAACAGAAGGCCTCACAgccactcaaacacacactgctgctgcaaacACTGCAGGTGCCCCACTGGTACTACAGTCCTCAAAACAAGCaggcagaaaaagagagaggctACAGCAATCTACTAATGCTACGAGTAACTCCCAAGAGAGACAACCTTCAGGACATGACAATGAAAATGTACCAGAGAGACCGGGCTCTGCTGGTGACCTCATTCCTCCAACTCAGGAAACACCACCTGTTACACCGAGAATAAAGCTGACCACCTCATCTGTCCAGTCACCACTGAACCAGTCGACTCCTTCAAGCCACTTTCAAAGAAAATTGGCAATTACAAAATGCCCTAAAACTTCCACAGGAAACCGTAATCATCAATCAATAGTAGTTTCCGTTTCTGACGATAAACGGCTAGAATCAACAACTGATCaccaaaaatgttgttttgtaCAGGAATCAAAGAGGCTACCTAATCCTGAACTAATAACTGTTCCACAGTCAAATTTGAAAACCAGATCCACCAGCAAGACCCTCAGCCCTCCCCGAGACTGTGTTTCTCCATCCTCTCCACAGCGACAGCCTCTCTCTGATACAGAGTCACCTGTGCGTCACGAAAGCTTCACACTTCAGCTGTCCCAGGATGCGTCTCTCTGTTCTAGCAACTCTGGGACCTTCTCCATCATAGATGTGGCAAGTGACAGGCACCTCTTTGAAACCTTCATTAAAgagtggaaaacaaaacagcggTACTCTCTGGCTTTGGCCTGTGAAAAGAGAGAGCAGCCTGAGGGGGATATAGGAGGGAAACACAAGATAG gggcagcagctcagtgcaagCTCAACACGCCTGATGGATTTCCATTAAGGAACTGCGAAGGACTTGTGTTGATTGGATTGTCAGTCTGCTGGGGAGGAAGAGATGCATACTATGTTTCTCTACAGCAAGAGCAGAGCAAAG GCCTGAGCTCCAGTCTGGCCCCTCCTCCACTGGATGATAATTTGCCAGTAAGTGAGAGGCTGGAGCAGGTGAAAGCCTGTCTGAGCAGACAATCAGCTGGTCATCAAATGCATGTGGTAGTTGTGTGTGACATCATCCAGGTGTACAAGATGCTTGTATTGAGCTGTGGAATCAGCTTGGAAGGACACTGTGAAGACCCAAAg GTTGCATGCTGGCTGTTGGACCCTGGCAGTGAGGAGAGGACTTTACCCAACATGGTCACTGTCTACTGTCCAGAAGAATTACCGCTGCTGGATGGACTTGGAAATGCACATTCACAATGTCCTCGCGTCAGGGCGGCAACGACGAGCGTGCTCATACACGCCGTCATGAATCATCTCACTGGCATGCTGGGGAAAGAAGGCACATTGG ATTTATTCAGGAGCATAGAGATGCCTTCCCAGGTTTGTTTGGCCCTGTTGGAATTGAACGGAGTTGGCTTCAGTGTTGAAGAGtgtgaaagacaaaaacatgtgATGCAAGCCAAACTGTCTGTGCTGGAAGCTGAAGCTTACACTCTGGCTGGACACAGCTTCTCCCTCACCAGTGTTGATGACATAGCACAG GTGTTGTTCTTAGAGCTCCATCTACCTCCAAATGGTGACGTAGGTGGAtcaaaaagtaagaaaactCTGGGATACACGAAGAGGGCCAGTGGCAGAGTACGACTTGGGAAGCAGTTCAGCACCACAAAG GATGTTCTGGAGAAGCTTCGCCCGCTGCACCCGTTGCCAGGTGTAATTCTGGAGTGGAGGCGCATCACTAACGCCTTGACTAAAGTGGTGTTCCCTCTACAGAGGGAGAAACAGTTCCACCCCACACTGAAGATGGACAGAATATACCCCATCGCTCAAACACACACGGCCACTG GCAGAGTGAGCTTCACTGAGCCGAACATACAGAATGTCCCCAAAGACTTTGAGATTCACATGCCCACTGTGGTGGGTGAGAGCCCACCTTCACAAAATGGCTGCCACAGGACAACCAAAGCAGG AAAGAGGAGACACTCTGTGGTACCCTCAGGTGCAGCTGGAACTTCAGAACAAGGCCCAGCCTTCTCTGTTAGCATGAGACATGCCTTCATTCCTTTTTCAG GTGGAATGATATTAGCAGCTGATTACTCCCAGCTGGAGTTAAGGGTGCTGGCTCACCTCTCAAAGGATCAGCGTCTCCTGCAG GTGCTGAATGGAGGAGCAGATGTGTTTCGCTGCATTGCGGCTGAGTGGAAGAGTGTTGACCCAGAGAGGGTGAATGACAGCCTCAGACAACAGGCAAAACAG ATTTGTTATGGCATTATCTACGGGATGGGAGCGAAGTCTCTGGGGGAGCAAATGGGAGTGGAGGAGAATGATGCAGCTTGCTACATTGAGAGTTTCAAAGCCAGATACAAAG GGATCAGTGCTTTTCTTAAACAGACTGTGAGGAACTGTATAAAGGACGGCTATGTCCAGACACTGATGGGCCGCAGGAGATATCTACCTGGAATCGCCAGCAACAATGCACACATCAAAGCTCAT GCAGAGCGGCAGGCAGTGAACACGACCGTACAAGGCTCGGCAGCTGATATTGTTAAACTTGCCACTGTGAACATCCAGAGACGATTACGGAAAACGTATCCTGCAGCTCCACTGTCTCATCAGCACGCACATTCAG CCCGTAATCAGCGTAGAGCTGGATCATTTCAGCTCAGAGGAGCCTATTTCATCCTGCAGCTGCATGATGAACTCATCTACGAAACCACTGAAGAAGACCTCATACAG GTTGCACAGATAGTCAAGAGAGAGATGGAGTCAGCAGTGAAACTGTATGTGAAGCTTAAGGCTAAAGTCAAAGTGGGATCCAGTTGGGGGAACCTGCAAGACCTTGATATATGA